In Alkalimarinus alittae, the DNA window TTATTACTGGCGCTTGCAACCCTCTTTATTGGTCTATGGATCATTAATAAAGTCGTGAGTGTAACGCAAGGCAAAATGGAAAACACCGTTGACCCTACGCTACACAAGTTTATTGGCAGCTTAGTATCTGTCGGTTTAAAAGGCCTTCTTCTTATTTCGGTTGCTTCGATGGTGGGTATTGCAACCACTTCATTTATTGCTGTTTTAGGTGCTGCAGGCTTAGCCATTGGTCTTGCTTTGCAAGGCAGCCTATCTAACTTTGCAGGTGGTGTTCTCATCCTTATATTTAAGCCCTTCAAAGTAGGCGACTTCATTCAAGGTGGTGGTCACATGGGGACGGTGAGAGAAATCCAAATTTTCAATACTATTTTGACCACAGGTGATAACCGCCGAGTCATCATTCCAAATGGTATTTTATCTAATGACAGCCTAATTAACGTAAATATTGAGCCGACTCGTCGTGTCGACTTTGTATTCGGTATTGGCTACGGTGATGACATCAAGAAAACTAAAGAAGTACTACAGCGTATTGCTGATAGCGATAGTCGCGTGCTTAAAGACCCTGCGCCAACAATTGTATTGTCAGAGCTTGCAGATAGCTCAGTGAACTTTACCGTTCGTTTGTGGGTTAACACCGCAGACTATTGGGGCGTTTACTTTGACACTCATGAAGCCGTTAAAGAAGCGTTTGATGCTGAAGGTATTTCTATACCGTTCCCACAGCAAGATGTACACATGCATCAGGTAGCTTAATACCCGTTTGCTACCAGTGGCTGTAAAGCATTTTCTTTGCAGCCACGCTCTTCTCTTCCCTCCATAATAAAACCACCCTACTCGTTAAAAAGTATTGCAGCCCCCACTAGAATAACAGAACGGCATCTAGCACAGCTTTTCTTATAAGTATGAAAAAATGATCAGATGAGATAAGCATCAACCTTCATAAGAGAACGCCCACTCATTTATTACTTCTTTAACCATTCTACAAGATTTTTCATTGCCTATTTTTCAACCACTGGTCTAAGCTGAGATTAACAGGACGTCATTACACGACACAAAAAGGCGCAACTGCGCCAGACATGGAGTGCCCATTTGATCATTGAAAGCGCTCACCCTTATGGTGACTTGGCTTTCGTTACAGTTGGAGTCACAGCATATGCCTGTAGAACAGTTAAAAAGCTACCTCGATCAAGAGAAGGTGCATTATGTATCCGTTAATCACTCTCCCGCCTATACCGCACAAGAAATAGCAAAACGCGCGCACATCAAAGGTAATCAGCTTGCCAAGACGGTTATCGTGACCATTGATGGCAACATGGCCATGATCGTTTTACCCGCATCATGCCGAATCCGCTGGGATCGCTTTATTAAATCAATGGATACTGATTTTATTGAACTAGCCGATGAAGATGAGTTTCAAGATCGTTTTCCTGGCTGCGAAGTCGGTGCTATGCCCCCCTTCGGCAACCTTTTTGATATGGATGTTTACCTTTATGATGAGCTCGCCAAAAATGAAGAAATTGCATTTAGTGCGGGTTCACATAGTGAAATCATTAAAATGAAGTTTGAACGCTTCCAAGCATTGGTTGAACCTATTATGCTTTCCGAAGGTTTTGTTAATCCAGACACGCCAAAACCCGATTGGTTATGTAAGAAAAGGCCCGTTGCAGCCTCCTCCTACTAATGGCTGAGTAAACCCGCGAAAATATCGCTCTTTACTGACCTTATTATCAGCACATATTGAATGATAAGGTCAGACCTCATATAGTAGTCGCTCTAAATCATCTCTACCGGATAACATTTTTCAGATGACTCAAAATGCTTATGATATCGCCATAGTGGGTGCAGGAATGGTGGGTGCCGCTATTGCCTGCGGTTTAGGCCCTACTGGGCTACGCATCGCGATACTCGACCGCACGCCACCACCCGCCTTTGATGCTAACCAAACCCCAGACATCAGGGTGTCGGCGCTTAGTTATGCAAGCGAACAAATACTACGCAACATTGGCGCTTGGTCGCATATCAGTGCAATGAGAACATGCCCTTATCAGCGTATGGGCGTCACAGAAAAACTAGCTATTCCAATGTCTCTTGCCGGCTCACCGATTAACCAAACGCTATTTGATAGCACCGATATCGGATACCCTTATTTGGGGCATATCGTTGAAAATAACATCACACAGTTAGGCCTTCATCAGGCGATGAAACAATACAGCAATATCGATATATTATGCCCAAGCAATATTCAATCTATCGATTTTGACAGTCCGCTTCCCACCGTTTCTTACACCCAGAACAGCCTACAAGACAACCTGTCTGAGCTAACGGCTAAACTAATAATTGGCGCTGATGGCGCGCTGTCTAAAGTGCGAGACTGGGCCTCTATTGGTATGAATAGCAACCAATACGAACAGCAAGCACTGGTGGCAACAGTAGAGTATCAAGGCGAGCAGCAAGATATCACGTGGCAAGCCTTTACGAGTACTGGTCCGCTAGCATTTCTGCCATTAATGGACGTAAATAAAAAACACTATGGTTCACTGGTTTGGTATGACCAACCCGACAAGATTCGGCAGCTTATGGCGCTAGACAGCCCATCATTTATGGAAGAAGTAACCAAAAACTTTCCGCCACAACTTCCACCACTGATCAAACTGCTAAAAAAAGGCAGCTTTACATTAGTGAAGCGCCACGCCCAAGACTATATAAGTCACCGAGTTGCACTAGCAGGTGACGCCGCTCACACCATCAACCCGCTGGCAGGGCAAGGGGTTAACTTAGGGTTTCAGGATGCGGCAACCCTAGTAGAAGTGATCACTACAGCACATACCCAGGGTAAAGATATCGGGCTAACTGAAAACCTGCGCCAATATGAACGCCTTAGAAAAATTGAAAACCAAAAAATGATGGAAATAATGGATCTGTTTTACCACTTATTCAGCAATAACCACCCACCATTAAAATTGCTCAGAAATATAGGACTAGGGTTAGCCGACAAACTGCCGTTTGGCAAGAAAAAGGTTATAAAATACGCAATGGGGCTTGAGGGGAATTTGCCTAAGCTGGCTAGACCAGCTTAGGTTAAACACGCTTAGACCTTTAGTGTGTCTGTATAGGGTGGCCAGCCTAACGGCTTACCTGCCAGCAGATGAAGATGAATATGAAACACGGTCTGCCCAGCAGCCTCATTACAGTTCATAACAACCCGATAGCCTTCTTCATCAAAGCCCATATCTTTCGCGATATTACTCGCAGTCAAAAACAAATGACCCACTACCTCTCTATCTGACGCTTTAATATCGTTAATTGTCGCGATAGGCTGTTTGGGTATTATTAATAAGTGCACAGGCGCTTGCGGATTAACATCTTTAAAGGCAAGACACATCTCATCTTCATAGACGATATCTGCAGGAATTTCTCGGTTGATAATTTTAGTAAAAATAGTATCGCTCACACTCGCTTCTCCTTTAAAAATAATACGATTATCCTGAAATATCCCGTGCCATTTTAGTACCGATGACTTCTGAGGGCTTTAGCAGCACATTTTTAATCGACTCATTCACCACCAAACTATAACGATTCCCTGCAGGAGAACCCGTAAAGTCTACATACGCCTTAAGCTCTTGATCTGTCAGTGCTTGGTAAGTATAGAGGTAGTTTGAATATACTTGCTGGCCAATCACACCTCTCATCATAAACCGGTTATCTTCTATGCTCTTTTTTAAGTATTCATAAGAGGGCATCTGAGGACTAGTAGATGAGGCAGACATCGCACTTGCAAGGGTTAACTGAACCGCTATCGCGGTTTCTAAAGAGGCCTCTGTTGCGTTTGTTGACTTATTAAACCGCTCAAACAGCTTTTCTCGTTCACTTCCACGGTACTTTTTCTGCAAGTCCATAATTTGTAATTGCATATCTTGAAATGACTCAGAAGACATCGCCCCCACTTCCATTTCGGTAATTTTTTTTCCGAGCGGAGAATCTAGCCATTCAAGCACAGTTTGCAGCTCTTGTTCAGTCAACTGCTCACTTAAATCTTTACGGATGACGGCGATAGACTCATTAACCCCAAACGCGTGATCAATAATCTGGCTAATTTGCATCACCATCTTTTGGTTGTTTGCACCTGACTGCTGAGCGCCCTGCTTAACACCCTCTTTTAGCAGCGCAGGAAACTGATTGATCATTTCTGATAAACCCGAGCGATTTATAATTTTATTAGCAAGGCCTTCATTACTCTCTGCATGCAGGAAAAAAGACTGTGCTGTAAAGATCATAAAAATAAAGATTTTTATATGATGCATCATGGCCGAACCACCGTTTTTCATTATTGATATATTTTGCATACCTAAGTTTGACTGTTTTTTCACTTGAACACCACTATCACCTGACAACCTTAAATCGTCAAGAATTCTTAGTTCTGAATCAACCACAAAAAAAACTACCTATTAATAGATATTGATACTCATCAAGGATTATCTTTCAGTTTCCTATTACCGTACGCCTAAATCATTAATTAATTGGCTATTTTGATAATAAAAAAACCAGCCAAGCTAAGAAATTTTCTATTCCATTGGGAGTACACATATGAAGCAAAAACTTACATTATCAGCATTGGCCATTGCCATAGCAAGCACATCAACTGCGTTTGCAGCAGAACAGGCCACTACATTTGAAGAGGCTATGACGGGTGGAGAGGCATCACTTAGCTTTAGATACCGTTATGAGTTTGTTGATCAGGATGGTTTTAACAAAGACACTAATTCGTCAACACTAAAAACACGCCTTAACTACAAGACACAACAGTATCAGAATGCCACTGCATTTATTGAATTCGACAACAATACTGAAGTACTTTC includes these proteins:
- a CDS encoding mechanosensitive ion channel family protein, whose product is MDDLLGSSDQANEIIQTLWTLCLTYAPKLLLALATLFIGLWIINKVVSVTQGKMENTVDPTLHKFIGSLVSVGLKGLLLISVASMVGIATTSFIAVLGAAGLAIGLALQGSLSNFAGGVLILIFKPFKVGDFIQGGGHMGTVREIQIFNTILTTGDNRRVIIPNGILSNDSLINVNIEPTRRVDFVFGIGYGDDIKKTKEVLQRIADSDSRVLKDPAPTIVLSELADSSVNFTVRLWVNTADYWGVYFDTHEAVKEAFDAEGISIPFPQQDVHMHQVA
- a CDS encoding aminoacyl-tRNA deacylase; amino-acid sequence: MPVEQLKSYLDQEKVHYVSVNHSPAYTAQEIAKRAHIKGNQLAKTVIVTIDGNMAMIVLPASCRIRWDRFIKSMDTDFIELADEDEFQDRFPGCEVGAMPPFGNLFDMDVYLYDELAKNEEIAFSAGSHSEIIKMKFERFQALVEPIMLSEGFVNPDTPKPDWLCKKRPVAASSY
- a CDS encoding FAD-dependent monooxygenase, whose translation is MTQNAYDIAIVGAGMVGAAIACGLGPTGLRIAILDRTPPPAFDANQTPDIRVSALSYASEQILRNIGAWSHISAMRTCPYQRMGVTEKLAIPMSLAGSPINQTLFDSTDIGYPYLGHIVENNITQLGLHQAMKQYSNIDILCPSNIQSIDFDSPLPTVSYTQNSLQDNLSELTAKLIIGADGALSKVRDWASIGMNSNQYEQQALVATVEYQGEQQDITWQAFTSTGPLAFLPLMDVNKKHYGSLVWYDQPDKIRQLMALDSPSFMEEVTKNFPPQLPPLIKLLKKGSFTLVKRHAQDYISHRVALAGDAAHTINPLAGQGVNLGFQDAATLVEVITTAHTQGKDIGLTENLRQYERLRKIENQKMMEIMDLFYHLFSNNHPPLKLLRNIGLGLADKLPFGKKKVIKYAMGLEGNLPKLARPA
- a CDS encoding histidine triad nucleotide-binding protein encodes the protein MSDTIFTKIINREIPADIVYEDEMCLAFKDVNPQAPVHLLIIPKQPIATINDIKASDREVVGHLFLTASNIAKDMGFDEEGYRVVMNCNEAAGQTVFHIHLHLLAGKPLGWPPYTDTLKV
- a CDS encoding DUF2059 domain-containing protein, which codes for MVDSELRILDDLRLSGDSGVQVKKQSNLGMQNISIMKNGGSAMMHHIKIFIFMIFTAQSFFLHAESNEGLANKIINRSGLSEMINQFPALLKEGVKQGAQQSGANNQKMVMQISQIIDHAFGVNESIAVIRKDLSEQLTEQELQTVLEWLDSPLGKKITEMEVGAMSSESFQDMQLQIMDLQKKYRGSEREKLFERFNKSTNATEASLETAIAVQLTLASAMSASSTSPQMPSYEYLKKSIEDNRFMMRGVIGQQVYSNYLYTYQALTDQELKAYVDFTGSPAGNRYSLVVNESIKNVLLKPSEVIGTKMARDISG